CGTGCCAAGTCCCATCGCTCCTGCTGTCACCATCCATCCGCCAAGAGCAAGCACTAGGGCAACAGCGCCTAAAGACACCCACTCCAAAAAGGCAGAGATGCTGCTGTCAAAAAAGATCGTGCCATTCACGGCACTTCGATACGCCAAACCGGTTCTCTGAAACCGATCTCCATTCACGGCTTCACGGCGAAACATTTGCACAACCTCAAGGCCCTGGAGGTTTTCCTGAAAATCAGCATTGAGTTGTGAAAGCTCCTCTCTCACTCGATAATTGGCCTTGCGATAGCGCCTTTGCAGCCAAACAATCACGAGGGTGACAGGCACTTGGGTCACCAACAACAACAAACCCAAACGCCACTCGATCAGCAGCATCGAAACCGCAATGACCAACAGGCTGACAAGGTCACCGAGCACACCGACAGCACCGCTCCCAAAAACTTCAGCCAAGGCATCCACATCGCTCGTGAGGCGAGTAAGGAGCTTGCCCACAGGCATGCCGTCATGAAACCGCAGAGACAAACTCATCGCATGCGCGAACAAGTCCTTGCGGATTCGAGCCGTGAGCCGCTGGCCGACGGCTTGAATATTGAACGACTGGACCCCCTGAAGAGCCAAGCGGACCAAAACGGAGCCCAGCAACATCAGAATGATCAGTCGGATCGCAACCGTGCTGTCTAAGCCCTGAAAGAGAGGAATCACCGATTCATTAGCGGCCCCACCGACACGCCGTAAAACGGCAATCGCCTGACCGACCAACAGTGGCTGAATTGCGCCGGCAAGTGCCACCGGAATGAGCAGTACCAACGTGAGCGTGAGCCGTCGTCGATCTCGCCCCAAATAGCGTCCTAGCCGTTTGACCCGCTGAAAATCCGAACCAGCCATCAGCTGGCCACCTTGGGCACTGGTGTTGTGGACCGCATCGCTTCAACGATCTGGCGCAAATCACCTTGATCAAGGCGCAGTGAGAGGGGATGACCCACCAGACGAGCTGTTGTATGGAAGAGATCTTCGATCGCGACTAAACCGTTGTCGCGAAGGGTCCTGCCCGTAGCCACCAAATCAACAATCGCCTCGGCAATTCCAGTGATCGGACCAAGCTCCACCGAACCAGTGAGGTGGACGAGCTCGACAGGCAAGTCGATGGCATCGAAGTGGTCGCGAGCACAGCGGGTGAATTTGCTTGCCACTCGGCAATGAGGAGGAAGATCCGTCGCCCGTTGATATCCGCTG
The window above is part of the Synechococcus sp. WH 8020 genome. Proteins encoded here:
- the hisG gene encoding ATP phosphoribosyltransferase, with product MITVALAKGALLKESVARFAAAGLDFSAVLDPDNRQLMVPSACGRARALLVRNGDVPVYVAYGQAQLGVVGYDVLREHQMPVAQLVDLGFGGCRMSVAVKASSGYQRATDLPPHCRVASKFTRCARDHFDAIDLPVELVHLTGSVELGPITGIAEAIVDLVATGRTLRDNGLVAIEDLFHTTARLVGHPLSLRLDQGDLRQIVEAMRSTTPVPKVAS